The Equus quagga isolate Etosha38 chromosome 12, UCLA_HA_Equagga_1.0, whole genome shotgun sequence genome includes a region encoding these proteins:
- the MATN4 gene encoding matrilin-4 isoform X2: MTGLLCSPLPVLLLLLWPWETQPQFAGPGCRAGPLDLVFVIDSSRSVRPFEFETMRQFLVGLLRSLDVGPNATRVGVIQYSSQVQSVFPLSAFSRREDMERAIRALVPLAQGTMTGLAIQYAMNVAFSVAEGARPPEARVPRVAVIVTDGRPQDRVAEVAAQARARGIEIYAVGVQRADVGSLRAMASPPLDEHVFLVDSFDLIQEFGLQFQGQLCGKDLCAEGEHGCQHQCVSARGTFHCTCNPGYQLAADNKSCSAIDHCGFGNHSCQHECVSTFGGPQCRCREGHVLMPDGRSCQARDLCNGVDHGCEYQCVSEGLSYHCLCPEGRQLLADGKSCNRCREGHVDLVLLVDGSKSVRPQNFELVKRFVNQIVDFLDVSPEGTRVGLVQFSSRVRTEFPLGRYGTAAEVKQAVLAVEYMERGTMTGLALRHMVEHSFSEAQGARPRTLNVPRVGLVFTDGRSQDDISVWAARAKEEGIVMYAVGVGKAVEEELRKIASEPAELHVSYSPDFGTMTHLLENLKGSICPEEGISAGTELRSPCECESLVEFQGRTLGALESLTQKLVQLTARLEDLENQLAIQK; this comes from the exons ATGACGGGGCTTCTGTGTTCGCCACTGCCCGTGTTGCTGCTCCTTCTCTGGCCGTGGGAAACCCAGCCCCAGTTCGCAG GTCCCGGGTGCCGTGCTGGGCCCCTGGATTTGGTGTTCGTGATTGACAGCTCGCGCAGCGTGCGCCCCTTCGAGTTCGAGACGATGCGGCAGTTCCTGGTGGGCCTCCTCCGCAGCCTGGACGTGGGGCCCAACGCCACGCGCGTCGGCGTGATCCAGTACTCGAGTCAAGTGCAGAGCGTCTTCCCGCTCAGCGCCTTCTCGCGCCGCGAGGACATGGAGCGTGCCATCCGCGCTCTGGTGCCGCTGGCGCAGGGCACCATGACCGGGCTGGCAATCCAGTACGCCATGAACGTGGCCTTCAGCGTGGCCGAGGGCGCGCGTCCGCCTGAGGCGCGCGTGCCGCGCGTCGCTGTCATCGTGACCGACGGGCGGCCCCAGGATCGCGTGGCTGAGGTGGCGGCGCAGGCGCGCGCCCGTGGCATCGAGATCTACGCTGTGGGGGTGCAGCGCGCCGACGTGGGCTCCCTGCGCGCCATGGCGTCCCCGCCGCTGGACGAGCACGTCTTCCTCGTTGACTCCTTCGACCTTATCCAGGAGTTTGGCCTGCAGTTCCAGGGCCAGCTGTGTG GAAAGGACCTGTGTGCTGAGGGGGAGCACGGCTGCCAGCACCAATGTGTCAGCGCCCGGGGCACATTCCACTGCACCTGCAATCCTGGCTACCAGCTGGCAGCAGATAACAAGAGCTGTTCGG CCATTGACCACTGCGGCTTTGGGAACCACAGCTGCCAGCATGAGTGTGTGAGCACCTTTGGTGGGCCACAGTGCCGCTGCAGAGAGGGCCACGTCTTGATGCCCGATGGGAGGAGTTGTCAGG CCCGGGACCTTTGCAATGGTGTAGACCATGGATGCGAGTACCAGTGTGTGAGTGAGGGCCTCTCCTACCACTGCCTATGCCCTGAGGGGCGGCAACTCCTGGCAGATGGCAAGAGCTGCAACC GCTGCCGGGAAGGCCACGTGGACCTGGTTCTGCTTGTTGATGGCTCCAAGAGCGTGCGCCCGCAGAACTTTGAGCTGGTGAAGCGCTTCGTGAACCAGATCGTGGACTTCCTAGACGTGTCCCCGGAGGGCACACGAGTGGGGCTGGTGCAGTTCTCCAGCCGAGTGCGCACCGAGTTCCCGCTGGGCCGCTACGGCACCGCAGCGGAGGTGAAGCAGGCGGTCCTGGCCGTGGAGTACATGGAGCGCGGTACCATGACCGGGCTGGCGCTGCGCCACATGGTGGAGCATAGCTTCTCCGAGGCGCAGGGCGCACGGCCCCGCACTCTCAATGTGCCTCGCGTAGGCCTGGTCTTCACCGATGGCCGCTCCCAGGATGACATCTCAGTGTGGGCGGCGCGCGCCAAGGAGGAAG GCATCGTCATGTACGCCGTGGGCGTGGGCAAGGCGGTGGAGGAGGAGCTGCGCAAGATCGCCTCGGAGCCCGCCGAGCTGCACGTGTCCTACTCTCCTGACTTCGGCACCATGACGCACCTGCTGGAGAACCTTAAAGGCAGCATCTGCCCGG AGGAGGGCATCAGCGCTGGGACCGAGCTTCGGAGCCCCTGTGAATGCGAAAGCCTCGTGGAGTTCCAGGGCCGCACGCTGGGGGCGCTCGAGAGTCTGACGCAGAAGC TGGTCCAGCTGACGGCGCGCCTGGAGGATCTGGAGAACCAGCTGGCTATCCAGAAGTGA